In one Drosophila albomicans strain 15112-1751.03 chromosome X, ASM965048v2, whole genome shotgun sequence genomic region, the following are encoded:
- the LOC117566413 gene encoding uncharacterized protein LOC117566413, which yields MPHCRQLLLLPLLLLFLGFPTGPRHSPSPSAVIASVPVPSVYHAPELMKAALKVLERHVSQRYNALAIMDLSHSVAVQRQHRLAISYLLRQLGERVALQLLRDALIENPRDHILFLVDSTRAFRGLRFHFAKSLFDREFHFLIVLARSGREHEEEQRYAALRDIFATCLSFHVLNVMLEQLDGVVLVYGYRLYAPECHDSLTPELLNRYEGGQFQVHNQQLFPRPMGSLYGCPINVSWHPMPPFVMFDGNSSDPQHRADLSRLSGVDGVLLKKLADIYDFRINLLAPCENRRVIETVSDGTLHTFGFFTHSDDCFQELADLNSSVAIGALSASHFSHRERFSTTSSYHQSALIFVVRVEHIMGAVNQLVTPFCGSVWFALSLSCLLALLLQWAWRLRYRRFDMAASALHVHTTLLGNPLETPALPHVSVVRGLLGAWLLLALVLRVAYQGKLYDVFRLPYFPPVPERIADLLSGNYIYLAPDYADYFPVNRTRLSAYNFLTRFAQLENAPPGAKLTTISLLDNLAHYNQLNWQSSRLTHVREHIYLYQLVMYLRRHSILKFAFDRKLKQLQSAGIVSYVNRYFEHSFVHAPVTRLTHEVVAIRLEMFCGLYFVCYVMLTFAVLIFLLELLSLRVRWLRRYFV from the coding sequence ATGCCACACTGCCgtcaactgctgttgctgccgctgctgctgctcttcttgGGTTTTCCCACCGGTCCCCGGCACAGTCCGAGTCCGAGTGCCGTGATTGCCTCGGTGCCTGTGCCCAGCGTATATCACGCGCCTGAGCTAATGAAGGCGGCACTCAAAGTGCTGGAGCGGCATGTGAGTCAACGCTACAATGCGCTGGCCATCATGGATCTCTCGCACTCGGTGGCGGTGCAACGTCAGCACAGGCTGGCGATCAGCTATCTTCTAAGACAGCTGGGGGAGCGTGTGgcattgcagctgctgcgggATGCCCTCATCGAGAATCCAAGGGATCACATTCTGTTTCTGGTGGACTCGACGCGCGCCTTTCGCGGTCTGCGCTTTCACTTTGCCAAATCCCTGTTCGACAGGGAGTTTCATTTTCTCATTGTGCTTGCACGCAGCGGGAGAGAGCACGAGGAGGAACAACGTTACGCTGCGCTGCGGGATATATTCGCCACCTGCCTCAGCTTCCATGTGCTGAACGTAATGCTCGAACAACTCGATGGCGTTGTGCTCGTCTACGGCTATCGACTGTATGCTCCGGAGTGCCACGATTCGCTCACTCCCGAGCTGCTCAATCGCTACGAAGGCGGCCAATTTCAGGTGCACAATCAACAGCTATTTCCACGTCCCATGGGCAGTTTGTACGGTTGTCCCATCAACGTCAGCTGGCATCCGATGCCGCCGTTCGTCATGTTCGACGGCAACTCGAGTGATCCCCAGCATCGAGCGGACCTCTCCCGCCTTAGCGGCGTCGATGGCGTGCTCCTCAAGAAACTTGCCGATATCTATGACTTTCGCATCAATCTCTTGGCGCCCTGCGAGAACAGACGAGTCATCGAAACGGTGTCGGATGGCACGCTGCACACTTTCGGGTTCTTCACTCACTCCGACGACTGCTTCCAGGAGCTAGCCGACCTGAATTCCTCGGTGGCCATCGGGGCGCTGAGTGCATCGCATTTCTCGCATCGCGAACGCTTCTCCACGACGAGTTCGTATCACCAGAGCGCTCTGATCTTCGTAGTACGCGTGGAACACATCATGGGCGCTGTCAATCAGCTCGTGACACCTTTCTGCGGGAGCGTCTGGTTCGCCTTGAGTCTCAGCTGTCTGCTGGCGTTGCTTTTGCAGTGGGCGTGGCGTCTACGTTACCGTCGCTTCGATATGGCTGCCAGTGCGTTGCATGTGCACACCACGCTCCTTGGGAATCCCCTGGAGACTCCCGCTCTCCCGCATGTGAGCGTGGTGCGCGGCCTTTTGGGGGCTTGGCTGCTGCTCGCTTTGGTGCTGCGTGTCGCGTATCAGGGCAAACTTTACGATGTGTTTCGGTTGCCATATTTTCCACCGGTGCCCGAACGCATCGCGGACTTGCTGAGTGGAAATTACATCTACTTGGCCCCGGACTATGCCGACTACTTTCCGGTGAATCGGACGCGTCTCAGCGCCTACAACTTTCTCACTCGCTTCGCTCAGCTGGAGAATGCACCGCCGGGTGCAAAGTTGACGACAATTTCGTTGCTCGACAATCTGGCGCATTACAATCAACTGAACTGGCAGTCGAGTCGTCTCACTCACGTGCGGGAGCACATCTATCTTTATCAGCTGGTCATGTATTTGCGTCGCCATTCGATCCTCAAGTTTGCCTTCGATCGCAAGCTCAAGCAGCTGCAATCTGCTGGCATCGTCAGCTATGTGAATCGCTATTTTGAGCACAGTTTCGTTCATGCTCCCGTCACGAGATTGACCCACGAGGTGGTCGCCATTCGACTTGAGATGTTCTGTGGCCTCTACTTTGTCTGTTACGTCATGCTCACGTTTGCCGTTCTCATCTTTCTCCTCGAGCTGCTCAGTTTGCGTGTGCGCTGGCTAAGGCGATACTTTGTCTAA